From a region of the Oncorhynchus mykiss isolate Arlee chromosome 32, USDA_OmykA_1.1, whole genome shotgun sequence genome:
- the LOC118946475 gene encoding uncharacterized protein LOC118946475 isoform X4, whose amino-acid sequence MPGCFSRLTERVRGLRQPSASTGCSNSFMGCFCCLFPFCRVRDRREVDSDSDFEEESTVLDEVQLDVPLLPVILHVQDAAIILEEATGNWQLIPIRYSPLYCGPVVIRNNASPVAKAWRTFQFISPIITYMCGGSQQVVVRMHHVSRVRGLETQLVWAISKETARLSPEGIPYCATKVQSVTWIQYVAGRVTQYASHLRHETSVDVTFGCYQQQTDVSVVYATLHMGLDGLLSSSAWSEAASVSTPTNQQFTEPEPEGHNCYEGWEEDLLPEEREVPLLNLYLTTKRVEDIALRLVSLRQAFTDEAEFIRAYNDFVDYLSDPSKEIDIERELAEAKIHHVNLIDVLFELVLFGLMIAQKSLIVHPGGFMERLYALLYSFLPAAASIEPKAERYLLLLNGGLMALLDDMFGQQLAWYFNPESLVTELSSLLEYHLENLMASM is encoded by the exons ATGCCTGGGTGCTTTTCAAGATTGACGGAGAGAGTGCGAGGACTTCGGCAGCCTTCTGCGTCGACAGGTTGTTCAAATTCATTTATGGGTTGTTTTTGTTGTCTTTTTCCGTTTTGCAGGGTTCGCGATCGTCGGGAGGTGGACAGCGACAGCGACTTCGAAGAGG AATCAACTGTACTGGATGAGGTCCAGTTGGATGTGCCACTGCTGCCAGTTATCCTTCATGTCCAGGATGCTGCTATCATCCTTGAG GAGGCCACTGGTAATTGGCAGCTGATACCGATTAGGTACAGCCCCCTGTACTGTGGGCCTGTTGTGATCAGG AACAATGCCAGTCCGGTGGCTAAAGCCTGGAGAACTTTCCAGTTCATCAGCCCCATTATCACCTACATGTGTGGGGGATCCCAG CAGGTGGTGGTGAGGATGCACCATGTGAGTAGGGTTCGAGGCCTGGAGACTCAACTGGTGTGGGCCATCTCCAAGGAGACAGCCAGGCTTAGTCCAGAGGGCATCCCCTACTGTGCCACCAAGGTGCAGTCCGTCACTTGGATCCAG tatgTGGCTGGCAGGGTGACCCAGTATGCGTCTCACCTCCGCCACGAGACGTCTGTGGACGTGACGTTTGGCTGCTACCAG cAGCAGACTGATGTCTCGGTGGTGTACGCCACTCTCCACATGGGGCTGGATGGGCTGCTCTCCTCCTCGGCATGGTCGGAGGCTGCCTCCGTCTCTACGCCCACCAATCAGCAGTTCACTGAGCCAGAGCCTGAAGGCCACAACTGCTATGAG GGCTGGGAGGAGGACCTGCTGCCTGAGGAGAGGGAGGTTCCTCTGCTAAA ccTCTACCTTACCACCAAGAGAGTGGAGGACATCGCCCTGAGGCTCGTCTCCCTGCGCCAGGCCTTCACT GACGAGGCCGAATTCATCCGTGCCTATAATGACTTTGTGGACTACCTGAGTGACCCCTCGAAGGAGATTGACATTGAGAGGGAGCTGGCTGAGGCAAAG ATCCATCATGTTAACCTGATAGATGTCCTCTTTGAACTGGTGCTGTTTGGGTTGATGATAGCTCAGAAGTCCCTGATTGTG CACCCTGGTGGGTTCATGGAGCGTCTGTACGCTCTCCTGTACTCCTTCCTGCCCGCTGCTGCCAGCATTGAGCCAAAGGCTGAGAGATACCTGCTGCTGCTCAAT GGCGGGCTGATGGCTCTGCTTGATGACATGTTTGGGCAGCAGCTGGCCTGGTACtttaacccagaatctctggtcaCTGAGCTCTCCAGCCTCCTGGAGTACCACCTGGAGAACCTCATGGCCAGCATGTAG
- the LOC118946475 gene encoding uncharacterized protein LOC118946475 isoform X3 translates to MPGCFSRLTERVRGLRQPSASTGCSNSFMGCFCCLFPFCRVRDRREVDSDSDFEEESTVLDEVQLDVPLLPVILHVQDAAIILEEATGNWQLIPIRYSPLYCGPVVIRNNASPVAKAWRTFQFISPIITYMCGGSQQVVVRMHHVSRVRGLETQLVWAISKETARLSPEGIPYCATKVQSVTWIQYVAGRVTQYASHLRHETSVDVTFGCYQTDVSVVYATLHMGLDGLLSSSAWSEAASVSTPTNQQFTEPEPEGHNCYEGWEEDLLPEEREVPLLNLYLTTKRVEDIALRLVSLRQAFTTLLGSTLSRNHLFVAGKVLMGALVQAHHMDEAEFIRAYNDFVDYLSDPSKEIDIERELAEAKIHHVNLIDVLFELVLFGLMIAQKSLIVHPGGFMERLYALLYSFLPAAASIEPKAERYLLLLNGGLMALLDDMFGQQLAWYFNPESLVTELSSLLEYHLENLMASM, encoded by the exons ATGCCTGGGTGCTTTTCAAGATTGACGGAGAGAGTGCGAGGACTTCGGCAGCCTTCTGCGTCGACAGGTTGTTCAAATTCATTTATGGGTTGTTTTTGTTGTCTTTTTCCGTTTTGCAGGGTTCGCGATCGTCGGGAGGTGGACAGCGACAGCGACTTCGAAGAGG AATCAACTGTACTGGATGAGGTCCAGTTGGATGTGCCACTGCTGCCAGTTATCCTTCATGTCCAGGATGCTGCTATCATCCTTGAG GAGGCCACTGGTAATTGGCAGCTGATACCGATTAGGTACAGCCCCCTGTACTGTGGGCCTGTTGTGATCAGG AACAATGCCAGTCCGGTGGCTAAAGCCTGGAGAACTTTCCAGTTCATCAGCCCCATTATCACCTACATGTGTGGGGGATCCCAG CAGGTGGTGGTGAGGATGCACCATGTGAGTAGGGTTCGAGGCCTGGAGACTCAACTGGTGTGGGCCATCTCCAAGGAGACAGCCAGGCTTAGTCCAGAGGGCATCCCCTACTGTGCCACCAAGGTGCAGTCCGTCACTTGGATCCAG tatgTGGCTGGCAGGGTGACCCAGTATGCGTCTCACCTCCGCCACGAGACGTCTGTGGACGTGACGTTTGGCTGCTACCAG ACTGATGTCTCGGTGGTGTACGCCACTCTCCACATGGGGCTGGATGGGCTGCTCTCCTCCTCGGCATGGTCGGAGGCTGCCTCCGTCTCTACGCCCACCAATCAGCAGTTCACTGAGCCAGAGCCTGAAGGCCACAACTGCTATGAG GGCTGGGAGGAGGACCTGCTGCCTGAGGAGAGGGAGGTTCCTCTGCTAAA ccTCTACCTTACCACCAAGAGAGTGGAGGACATCGCCCTGAGGCTCGTCTCCCTGCGCCAGGCCTTCACT ACACTGCTTGGTTCCACCCTGAGCAGGAACCATCTGTTTGTGGCAGGAAAGGTCCTAATGGGCGCACTGGTTCAAGCCCACCACATG GACGAGGCCGAATTCATCCGTGCCTATAATGACTTTGTGGACTACCTGAGTGACCCCTCGAAGGAGATTGACATTGAGAGGGAGCTGGCTGAGGCAAAG ATCCATCATGTTAACCTGATAGATGTCCTCTTTGAACTGGTGCTGTTTGGGTTGATGATAGCTCAGAAGTCCCTGATTGTG CACCCTGGTGGGTTCATGGAGCGTCTGTACGCTCTCCTGTACTCCTTCCTGCCCGCTGCTGCCAGCATTGAGCCAAAGGCTGAGAGATACCTGCTGCTGCTCAAT GGCGGGCTGATGGCTCTGCTTGATGACATGTTTGGGCAGCAGCTGGCCTGGTACtttaacccagaatctctggtcaCTGAGCTCTCCAGCCTCCTGGAGTACCACCTGGAGAACCTCATGGCCAGCATGTAG
- the LOC118946475 gene encoding uncharacterized protein LOC118946475 isoform X5 has product MKKESTVLDEVQLDVPLLPVILHVQDAAIILEEATGNWQLIPIRYSPLYCGPVVIRNNASPVAKAWRTFQFISPIITYMCGGSQQVVVRMHHVSRVRGLETQLVWAISKETARLSPEGIPYCATKVQSVTWIQYVAGRVTQYASHLRHETSVDVTFGCYQQQTDVSVVYATLHMGLDGLLSSSAWSEAASVSTPTNQQFTEPEPEGHNCYEGWEEDLLPEEREVPLLNLYLTTKRVEDIALRLVSLRQAFTTLLGSTLSRNHLFVAGKVLMGALVQAHHMDEAEFIRAYNDFVDYLSDPSKEIDIERELAEAKIHHVNLIDVLFELVLFGLMIAQKSLIVHPGGFMERLYALLYSFLPAAASIEPKAERYLLLLNGGLMALLDDMFGQQLAWYFNPESLVTELSSLLEYHLENLMASM; this is encoded by the exons AATCAACTGTACTGGATGAGGTCCAGTTGGATGTGCCACTGCTGCCAGTTATCCTTCATGTCCAGGATGCTGCTATCATCCTTGAG GAGGCCACTGGTAATTGGCAGCTGATACCGATTAGGTACAGCCCCCTGTACTGTGGGCCTGTTGTGATCAGG AACAATGCCAGTCCGGTGGCTAAAGCCTGGAGAACTTTCCAGTTCATCAGCCCCATTATCACCTACATGTGTGGGGGATCCCAG CAGGTGGTGGTGAGGATGCACCATGTGAGTAGGGTTCGAGGCCTGGAGACTCAACTGGTGTGGGCCATCTCCAAGGAGACAGCCAGGCTTAGTCCAGAGGGCATCCCCTACTGTGCCACCAAGGTGCAGTCCGTCACTTGGATCCAG tatgTGGCTGGCAGGGTGACCCAGTATGCGTCTCACCTCCGCCACGAGACGTCTGTGGACGTGACGTTTGGCTGCTACCAG cAGCAGACTGATGTCTCGGTGGTGTACGCCACTCTCCACATGGGGCTGGATGGGCTGCTCTCCTCCTCGGCATGGTCGGAGGCTGCCTCCGTCTCTACGCCCACCAATCAGCAGTTCACTGAGCCAGAGCCTGAAGGCCACAACTGCTATGAG GGCTGGGAGGAGGACCTGCTGCCTGAGGAGAGGGAGGTTCCTCTGCTAAA ccTCTACCTTACCACCAAGAGAGTGGAGGACATCGCCCTGAGGCTCGTCTCCCTGCGCCAGGCCTTCACT ACACTGCTTGGTTCCACCCTGAGCAGGAACCATCTGTTTGTGGCAGGAAAGGTCCTAATGGGCGCACTGGTTCAAGCCCACCACATG GACGAGGCCGAATTCATCCGTGCCTATAATGACTTTGTGGACTACCTGAGTGACCCCTCGAAGGAGATTGACATTGAGAGGGAGCTGGCTGAGGCAAAG ATCCATCATGTTAACCTGATAGATGTCCTCTTTGAACTGGTGCTGTTTGGGTTGATGATAGCTCAGAAGTCCCTGATTGTG CACCCTGGTGGGTTCATGGAGCGTCTGTACGCTCTCCTGTACTCCTTCCTGCCCGCTGCTGCCAGCATTGAGCCAAAGGCTGAGAGATACCTGCTGCTGCTCAAT GGCGGGCTGATGGCTCTGCTTGATGACATGTTTGGGCAGCAGCTGGCCTGGTACtttaacccagaatctctggtcaCTGAGCTCTCCAGCCTCCTGGAGTACCACCTGGAGAACCTCATGGCCAGCATGTAG
- the LOC118946475 gene encoding uncharacterized protein LOC118946475 isoform X2, with translation MPGCFSRLTERVRGLRQPSASTGCSNSFMGCFCCLFPFCRVRDRREVDSDSDFEEESTVLDEVQLDVPLLPVILHVQDAAIILEEATGNWQLIPIRYSPLYCGPVVIRNNASPVAKAWRTFQFISPIITYMCGGSQQVVVRMHHVSRVRGLETQLVWAISKETARLSPEGIPYCATKVQSVTWIQYVAGRVTQYASHLRHETSVDVTFGCYQQTDVSVVYATLHMGLDGLLSSSAWSEAASVSTPTNQQFTEPEPEGHNCYEGWEEDLLPEEREVPLLNLYLTTKRVEDIALRLVSLRQAFTTLLGSTLSRNHLFVAGKVLMGALVQAHHMDEAEFIRAYNDFVDYLSDPSKEIDIERELAEAKIHHVNLIDVLFELVLFGLMIAQKSLIVHPGGFMERLYALLYSFLPAAASIEPKAERYLLLLNGGLMALLDDMFGQQLAWYFNPESLVTELSSLLEYHLENLMASM, from the exons ATGCCTGGGTGCTTTTCAAGATTGACGGAGAGAGTGCGAGGACTTCGGCAGCCTTCTGCGTCGACAGGTTGTTCAAATTCATTTATGGGTTGTTTTTGTTGTCTTTTTCCGTTTTGCAGGGTTCGCGATCGTCGGGAGGTGGACAGCGACAGCGACTTCGAAGAGG AATCAACTGTACTGGATGAGGTCCAGTTGGATGTGCCACTGCTGCCAGTTATCCTTCATGTCCAGGATGCTGCTATCATCCTTGAG GAGGCCACTGGTAATTGGCAGCTGATACCGATTAGGTACAGCCCCCTGTACTGTGGGCCTGTTGTGATCAGG AACAATGCCAGTCCGGTGGCTAAAGCCTGGAGAACTTTCCAGTTCATCAGCCCCATTATCACCTACATGTGTGGGGGATCCCAG CAGGTGGTGGTGAGGATGCACCATGTGAGTAGGGTTCGAGGCCTGGAGACTCAACTGGTGTGGGCCATCTCCAAGGAGACAGCCAGGCTTAGTCCAGAGGGCATCCCCTACTGTGCCACCAAGGTGCAGTCCGTCACTTGGATCCAG tatgTGGCTGGCAGGGTGACCCAGTATGCGTCTCACCTCCGCCACGAGACGTCTGTGGACGTGACGTTTGGCTGCTACCAG CAGACTGATGTCTCGGTGGTGTACGCCACTCTCCACATGGGGCTGGATGGGCTGCTCTCCTCCTCGGCATGGTCGGAGGCTGCCTCCGTCTCTACGCCCACCAATCAGCAGTTCACTGAGCCAGAGCCTGAAGGCCACAACTGCTATGAG GGCTGGGAGGAGGACCTGCTGCCTGAGGAGAGGGAGGTTCCTCTGCTAAA ccTCTACCTTACCACCAAGAGAGTGGAGGACATCGCCCTGAGGCTCGTCTCCCTGCGCCAGGCCTTCACT ACACTGCTTGGTTCCACCCTGAGCAGGAACCATCTGTTTGTGGCAGGAAAGGTCCTAATGGGCGCACTGGTTCAAGCCCACCACATG GACGAGGCCGAATTCATCCGTGCCTATAATGACTTTGTGGACTACCTGAGTGACCCCTCGAAGGAGATTGACATTGAGAGGGAGCTGGCTGAGGCAAAG ATCCATCATGTTAACCTGATAGATGTCCTCTTTGAACTGGTGCTGTTTGGGTTGATGATAGCTCAGAAGTCCCTGATTGTG CACCCTGGTGGGTTCATGGAGCGTCTGTACGCTCTCCTGTACTCCTTCCTGCCCGCTGCTGCCAGCATTGAGCCAAAGGCTGAGAGATACCTGCTGCTGCTCAAT GGCGGGCTGATGGCTCTGCTTGATGACATGTTTGGGCAGCAGCTGGCCTGGTACtttaacccagaatctctggtcaCTGAGCTCTCCAGCCTCCTGGAGTACCACCTGGAGAACCTCATGGCCAGCATGTAG
- the LOC118946475 gene encoding uncharacterized protein LOC118946475 isoform X1, giving the protein MPGCFSRLTERVRGLRQPSASTGCSNSFMGCFCCLFPFCRVRDRREVDSDSDFEEESTVLDEVQLDVPLLPVILHVQDAAIILEEATGNWQLIPIRYSPLYCGPVVIRNNASPVAKAWRTFQFISPIITYMCGGSQQVVVRMHHVSRVRGLETQLVWAISKETARLSPEGIPYCATKVQSVTWIQYVAGRVTQYASHLRHETSVDVTFGCYQQQTDVSVVYATLHMGLDGLLSSSAWSEAASVSTPTNQQFTEPEPEGHNCYEGWEEDLLPEEREVPLLNLYLTTKRVEDIALRLVSLRQAFTTLLGSTLSRNHLFVAGKVLMGALVQAHHMDEAEFIRAYNDFVDYLSDPSKEIDIERELAEAKIHHVNLIDVLFELVLFGLMIAQKSLIVHPGGFMERLYALLYSFLPAAASIEPKAERYLLLLNGGLMALLDDMFGQQLAWYFNPESLVTELSSLLEYHLENLMASM; this is encoded by the exons ATGCCTGGGTGCTTTTCAAGATTGACGGAGAGAGTGCGAGGACTTCGGCAGCCTTCTGCGTCGACAGGTTGTTCAAATTCATTTATGGGTTGTTTTTGTTGTCTTTTTCCGTTTTGCAGGGTTCGCGATCGTCGGGAGGTGGACAGCGACAGCGACTTCGAAGAGG AATCAACTGTACTGGATGAGGTCCAGTTGGATGTGCCACTGCTGCCAGTTATCCTTCATGTCCAGGATGCTGCTATCATCCTTGAG GAGGCCACTGGTAATTGGCAGCTGATACCGATTAGGTACAGCCCCCTGTACTGTGGGCCTGTTGTGATCAGG AACAATGCCAGTCCGGTGGCTAAAGCCTGGAGAACTTTCCAGTTCATCAGCCCCATTATCACCTACATGTGTGGGGGATCCCAG CAGGTGGTGGTGAGGATGCACCATGTGAGTAGGGTTCGAGGCCTGGAGACTCAACTGGTGTGGGCCATCTCCAAGGAGACAGCCAGGCTTAGTCCAGAGGGCATCCCCTACTGTGCCACCAAGGTGCAGTCCGTCACTTGGATCCAG tatgTGGCTGGCAGGGTGACCCAGTATGCGTCTCACCTCCGCCACGAGACGTCTGTGGACGTGACGTTTGGCTGCTACCAG cAGCAGACTGATGTCTCGGTGGTGTACGCCACTCTCCACATGGGGCTGGATGGGCTGCTCTCCTCCTCGGCATGGTCGGAGGCTGCCTCCGTCTCTACGCCCACCAATCAGCAGTTCACTGAGCCAGAGCCTGAAGGCCACAACTGCTATGAG GGCTGGGAGGAGGACCTGCTGCCTGAGGAGAGGGAGGTTCCTCTGCTAAA ccTCTACCTTACCACCAAGAGAGTGGAGGACATCGCCCTGAGGCTCGTCTCCCTGCGCCAGGCCTTCACT ACACTGCTTGGTTCCACCCTGAGCAGGAACCATCTGTTTGTGGCAGGAAAGGTCCTAATGGGCGCACTGGTTCAAGCCCACCACATG GACGAGGCCGAATTCATCCGTGCCTATAATGACTTTGTGGACTACCTGAGTGACCCCTCGAAGGAGATTGACATTGAGAGGGAGCTGGCTGAGGCAAAG ATCCATCATGTTAACCTGATAGATGTCCTCTTTGAACTGGTGCTGTTTGGGTTGATGATAGCTCAGAAGTCCCTGATTGTG CACCCTGGTGGGTTCATGGAGCGTCTGTACGCTCTCCTGTACTCCTTCCTGCCCGCTGCTGCCAGCATTGAGCCAAAGGCTGAGAGATACCTGCTGCTGCTCAAT GGCGGGCTGATGGCTCTGCTTGATGACATGTTTGGGCAGCAGCTGGCCTGGTACtttaacccagaatctctggtcaCTGAGCTCTCCAGCCTCCTGGAGTACCACCTGGAGAACCTCATGGCCAGCATGTAG